Proteins encoded in a region of the Pseudomonas putida genome:
- a CDS encoding exonuclease SbcCD subunit D C-terminal domain-containing protein: protein MRLFHTSDWHLGQSLHGQERDFEHACFLDWLLGQLHLRQPDALLIAGDIFDTVNPPVKAQERLYDFIVQAHEQQPKLDIVMIAGNHDSGSRIELPAALMRRLRTHALGRVHWLDEGQLDAERLLIPLTNGRGKVAAWCLALPFLRPAEVTGPHLGDDYLQGITQVHQQLIAAAQKKRKKDQALIAISHAHMAGGSVSEDSERSLIIGNAEALPAKLFDKAISYVALGHLHKPQKVNREERIRYSGSPIPLSFAEINYPHQVLEVELDGAGLVSVEPRPVPRAVALQRVGPAPLGELLQQLADLPVIDLLEDPNRQPWLEVRVVLDEPQPDLRQQIETALEGKAVRLIRISAEYAGRTNAEDDDLAFVELAQMTPQDLFSRAWEQAYGNPADEQALADFALLLQDVQQEEEQP from the coding sequence ATGCGTCTGTTTCATACCTCCGACTGGCACCTGGGCCAAAGCCTGCACGGCCAGGAACGCGACTTCGAACACGCCTGCTTCCTCGACTGGCTGCTCGGCCAGCTGCACCTGCGTCAACCCGATGCGCTGCTGATCGCCGGCGATATCTTCGACACGGTCAACCCGCCGGTCAAAGCCCAGGAACGCCTCTACGACTTCATCGTCCAGGCCCACGAGCAACAGCCCAAGCTGGACATCGTGATGATCGCCGGCAACCACGACTCGGGCTCGCGCATCGAACTGCCCGCCGCGCTCATGCGGCGCCTGCGCACCCATGCCCTGGGCCGTGTGCACTGGCTGGACGAAGGCCAGCTGGATGCCGAGCGGCTGCTGATTCCGCTGACCAACGGCCGTGGCAAGGTCGCTGCCTGGTGCCTGGCCCTGCCTTTCCTGCGCCCGGCTGAAGTGACCGGCCCGCACCTGGGTGACGACTACCTGCAAGGCATCACCCAGGTGCACCAGCAACTGATCGCCGCCGCGCAAAAAAAGCGCAAGAAAGACCAGGCGCTGATCGCCATCAGCCATGCACACATGGCCGGTGGATCCGTGTCGGAAGACTCCGAGCGCAGCCTGATCATCGGCAATGCCGAGGCGCTGCCGGCCAAGCTGTTCGACAAGGCCATCAGCTACGTTGCCCTGGGCCACCTGCACAAACCGCAGAAGGTCAACCGCGAAGAGCGTATTCGCTACAGCGGCTCGCCGATTCCGCTGTCGTTCGCCGAAATCAACTACCCACACCAGGTGCTGGAAGTGGAGCTGGACGGCGCTGGCCTGGTCAGCGTCGAACCGCGCCCGGTACCGCGCGCGGTAGCCCTGCAACGGGTGGGCCCGGCACCGTTGGGCGAGCTGCTGCAGCAACTGGCCGACCTGCCGGTGATCGACCTGCTCGAAGACCCCAACCGCCAACCCTGGCTGGAAGTGCGGGTTGTTCTGGACGAGCCGCAACCCGACCTGCGCCAGCAAATCGAAACCGCGCTGGAGGGTAAGGCGGTACGGCTGATCCGCATCAGCGCCGAATACGCTGGCCGCACCAACGCCGAAGATGACGACTTGGCCTTTGTCGAACTGGCCCAGATGACCCCGCAAGATCTGTTCAGCCGTGCCTGGGAGCAAGCCTACGGCAACCCCGCCGACGAGCAGGCGCTGGCCGACTTCGCCCTGCTGTTGCAGGACGTGCAGCAGGAAGAGGAACAGCCATGA
- a CDS encoding BatD family protein: MSRFGVFLLTLLWAVLAQAEPLLQASVDRTRLEAGESLELTLESQDVTQFGKPDLRALEGDFEVRGTRQLNSLHTLDGETRASTRWIITLLPRRSGSLRIPELQLGQSHSQAIELQVLQADASRPDSASQVFIEATLDSNDVYVQAQAVLTLRIYHSVALYDDSSLTPLQLENAKVEPLGESRTYEKEINGVRHGVIETRYAVYAQQSGSLDIPPLTFTATAAASNDEAPQANGTARAGRQVQVSSLPLRLTVRPIPAAWPAGVPWLPARNLTLEEHWNPDPGSQKVQIGDSLTRNITLRAEGLSSTQLPPLPATEIIGLRRYPDQPLLRNEINERGMTANREEREALVPTHAGTLALPALEVAWWNTREDHLEHSSLPARTLNVQDNPALSADTPAGENSNASTLLWPWQLATLLFALTTVLGFALWWRARSRPAVLRAAQNGPSPRTLLDDLKRACQANDPQATRQALDAWARQQPETLAEMAARFVPLSDALDGLNGALYSESGQYWQGEDLWRAIGTIPPAEQVLLPAGETGTLPPLYPK; this comes from the coding sequence ATGAGTCGCTTCGGCGTCTTTCTCCTCACCCTGCTATGGGCCGTTCTGGCTCAGGCCGAACCGCTGCTGCAAGCCAGCGTCGACCGCACTCGCCTGGAGGCCGGCGAAAGCCTGGAACTGACCCTGGAAAGCCAGGACGTTACCCAGTTCGGCAAGCCCGACCTACGCGCCCTGGAAGGTGACTTCGAAGTGCGCGGCACGCGCCAGCTGAACAGCTTGCATACCCTCGACGGCGAAACCCGCGCCAGTACCCGCTGGATCATCACCCTGCTGCCACGGCGCAGCGGCAGCCTGCGCATTCCCGAGCTGCAACTGGGCCAGTCGCACAGCCAGGCCATCGAACTGCAAGTGCTGCAAGCCGATGCCAGCCGCCCGGACAGCGCCTCACAGGTGTTCATCGAGGCCACCCTCGACAGCAACGACGTCTATGTCCAGGCACAGGCCGTGCTCACCCTGCGCATCTACCACTCGGTAGCCCTGTACGACGACAGCAGCCTGACCCCGCTGCAACTGGAGAACGCCAAGGTCGAGCCACTGGGCGAATCACGCACCTATGAAAAGGAAATCAACGGCGTGCGTCACGGCGTGATCGAAACCCGCTATGCAGTGTACGCCCAGCAAAGCGGCAGCCTCGACATCCCGCCACTGACGTTCACCGCCACGGCCGCCGCCAGCAACGACGAGGCGCCACAGGCCAACGGCACCGCCCGCGCCGGCCGCCAGGTGCAGGTCAGCTCGCTGCCGTTGCGCCTCACTGTTCGGCCTATTCCGGCCGCCTGGCCCGCCGGCGTGCCGTGGCTGCCAGCGCGCAACCTGACCCTGGAAGAGCACTGGAACCCCGACCCCGGCAGCCAGAAGGTGCAAATTGGCGACTCACTGACGCGCAACATCACCTTGCGTGCCGAAGGCTTGTCCAGCACCCAACTGCCGCCGCTGCCGGCCACGGAGATCATCGGCCTGCGCCGCTACCCCGACCAGCCGCTGTTGCGCAACGAAATCAACGAACGCGGCATGACCGCCAACCGCGAAGAGCGCGAAGCCCTGGTGCCCACCCACGCCGGCACGTTGGCCTTACCGGCGCTGGAAGTGGCCTGGTGGAACACCCGCGAAGACCACTTGGAACACAGCAGTTTGCCAGCGCGCACCTTGAACGTGCAGGACAACCCGGCGCTGAGCGCCGACACCCCGGCGGGCGAAAACAGCAACGCCAGTACCCTGCTGTGGCCTTGGCAGCTAGCCACACTGCTGTTCGCCCTGACCACCGTGCTGGGCTTTGCCCTGTGGTGGCGCGCCCGCTCGCGGCCTGCGGTGCTGCGTGCCGCGCAGAACGGGCCAAGCCCGCGTACCCTGCTGGATGACCTCAAGCGCGCGTGCCAGGCCAACGACCCACAGGCCACGCGCCAGGCGCTGGATGCCTGGGCCCGGCAACAGCCGGAAACCCTGGCCGAGATGGCGGCGCGCTTCGTGCCGTTGTCGGATGCGCTGGATGGGTTGAACGGGGCGTTGTACAGCGAGAGTGGCCAATATTGGCAGGGGGAGGATTTGTGGCGGGCGATCGGGACGATTCCGCCGGCCGAGCAGGTGCTGTTGCCGGCGGGTGAGACCGGCACCTTGCCGCCGCTTTATCCCAAGTAA